From the Quercus lobata isolate SW786 chromosome 6, ValleyOak3.0 Primary Assembly, whole genome shotgun sequence genome, one window contains:
- the LOC115994278 gene encoding histone-lysine N-methyltransferase family member SUVH9 has protein sequence MGSLIPFQDLNLLPDPPLTNTNTARPTLLTPKIEPKLEPLDEPLENHQPHQLLLQLQHQHHQQQQQQQQQQQEQQQQLFFSNTENTPLSTSQPSPDESDNVYSEFYRISELFRTAFAKGLQRYGDVDVLVDPDSRAIVPVPQEASTPTATTTTTNSNTNTNQVSTTTLTVSRRRPHHQRSSELVRVTDLGMEDQRYFRDVVRRTRMIYDSLRILSLMEDEKRRQSLSHSLSQSQNSNPNPSPTPGEELSPIPSLRRVRGDLRAASVMRDRGLWLNRDKRIVGSIPGVYIGDLFFFRMELCVVGLHGQAQAGIDYVPASQSSNGEPIATSIIVSGGYEDDEDAGDVIVYTGQGGQDKYSRQCMHQKLESGNLALERSMHYGIEVRVIRGMKYEGGVTSKVYVYDGLYRIHDCWFDVGKSGFGVYKYKLLRIEGQTEMGSAMLRFAESLRTRPLEARPAGYLSLDFSMKKENVPVLLFNDIDSDQEPMYYDYLVRTVFPPYAFHQTGSGTGCDCVSGCADDCFCAMKNGGEFAYDYSGNLLRGKPIVFECGPFCSCPPTCRNRVTQRGLRNRLEVFRSRETGWGVRSLDLIQAGAFICEYAGVVLTRDQAQILSMNGDTLVYPNRFSSRWAEWGDLSQIFTDYVRPSYPSIPPLDFAMDVSRMRNVACYMSHSTTPNVLVQFVLYDHNNLMFPHLMLFAMENIPPMRELSIDYGVADEWSGKLSICN, from the coding sequence ATGGGCTCTCTTATCCCCTTCCAAGACCTCAATCTCCTCCCAGACCCACCTCTGACCAACACCAACACAGCCAGACCTACACTACTAACCCCCAAAATCGAACCCAAACTCGAACCTTTAGATGAGCCACTTGAAAATCACCAACCACATCAACTACTACTACAactccaacaccaacaccaccaacaacaacaacaacaacaacaacaacaacaagagcAGCAGCAACAACTGTTTTTTTCAAATACCGAAAATACCCCTCTCTCGACCTCTCAGCCTTCCCCCGATGAATCAGACAACGTGTACTCCGAATTCTACCGCATTTCTGAGCTCTTCCGCACTGCTTTCGCTAAGGGGTTGCAGCGGTATGGTGACGTAGACGTCTTGGTGGACCCCGATTCACGCGCTATAGTTCCGGTCCCACAAGAAGCCTCCACCCCAACCGCCACAACTACCACCACCAactccaacaccaacaccaaccaGGTCTCAACAACAACACTCACCGTTTCGCGGAGGCGGCCCCACCACCAACGCTCCTCGGAGCTCGTTCGGGTCACGGATCTGGGCATGGAAGACCAGCGTTACTTCCGCGACGTCGTTCGTAGGACGCGTATGATCTACGATTCTCTCCGAATCTTGTCCTTGATGGAAGACGAGAAGCGCCGGCAGAGCCTGAGCCACAGCTTAAGCCAAAGTCAGAACTCGAACCCGAACCCGAGCCCGACCCCAGGCGAAGAGCTCAGTCCAATTCCCTCGCTGCGGCGAGTCCGTGGCGATCTACGCGCCGCCTCCGTGATGCGCGACCGCGGGCTCTGGCTCAACCGAGACAAGCGAATCGTAGGGTCAATCCCTGGGGTCTACATTGGCGATCTCTTCTTTTTTCGAATGGAGTTGTGTGTGGTCGGCTTACATGGCCAGGCGCAAGCCGGGATCGACTATGTACCGGCGAGCCAGAGCTCCAATGGTGAGCCCATAGCTACTAGTATCATCGTCTCTGGAGGTTATGAGGACGATGAGGATGCCGGGGATGTGATCGTGTACACAGGTCAGGGTGGGCAGGACAAGTATTCGAGACAATGTATGCACCAGAAGTTGGAGAGTGGGAACTTGGCATTGGAGAGGAGCATGCATTACGGGATCGAGGTTAGGGTTATCAGAGGGATGAAATACGAGGGCGGCGTAACGAGTAAGGTGTATGTTTATGATGGTTTATATAGAATTCATGATTGTTGGTTTGATGtaggaaagtctggttttgggGTTTACAAGTATAAACTGTTGAGGATTGAGGGGCAGACTGAAATGGGTAGTGCTATGTTGAGGTTTGCTGAGAGTCTTAGGACTAGACCCTTGGAGGCTAGGCCTGCTGGCTATCTTAGCCTTGATTTTTCCATGAAGAAGGAGAATGTGCCAGTATTGCTATTCAATGACATTGACTCTGATCAGGAGCCCATGTATTATGACTATCTAGTGAGGACGGTGTTTCCACCGTATGCATTTCATCAGACGGGGAGTGGTACCGGGTGTGATTGCGTTTCAGGTTGTGCTGATGATTGCTTTTGTGCTATGAAGAATGGTGGAGAGTTTGCTTACGATTATAGTGGTAATCTCTTGAGAGGGAAGCCCATTGTCTTTGAATGTGGACCCTTTTGTAGTTGCCCTCCAACCTGCCGAAATCGTGTTACTCAAAGAGGGTTGAGAAATAGACTAGAAGTATTTAGGTCGAGGGAGACGGGTTGGGGAGTTAGGTCCTTGGATTTGATACAAGCTGGTGCTTTTATATGTGAATATGCCGGGGTTGTTTTGACGAGGGATCAAGCCCAAATTTTGTCTATGAATGGTGATACCCTGGTTTATCCGAATCGGTTTTCAAGTAGATGGGCAGAATGGGGTGATTTATCTCAGATTTTCACTGATTATGTGCGTCCGTCGTATCCCTCAATTCCTCCGTTGGATTTTGCCATGGATGTATCAAGAATGAGGAATGTTGCTTGTTATATGAGCCATAGTACAACTCCAAATGTGTTGGTACAATTTGTGCTTTATGATCACAATAACTTGATGTTCCCTCACCTTATGCTGTTTGCAATGGAGAACATCCCTCCTATGAGGGAGCTCAGCATTGATTATGGTGTGGCTGATGAATGGAGTGGGAAGCTATCTATCTGTAATTGA